A genomic stretch from Lathyrus oleraceus cultivar Zhongwan6 chromosome 2, CAAS_Psat_ZW6_1.0, whole genome shotgun sequence includes:
- the LOC127119776 gene encoding probable inactive shikimate kinase like 2, chloroplastic → MAAITPAALRFLPPNPTARKTLNFFSKPNLAPLRSFSHSSSLFSLSHKYSLPLPPCKCSFTAPVSTSTYQFSDGGSEMELRLHIGDMDITNTGDICVDAEDTSLSIKVLRSGGSPITLIRINSLFDRIKPSETIWYIDDDHLVVSFKKHDPELKWPDIMESWESLTAGSSQLLKGTSIYLVGDSTEINQKVAEVLATGLGYTPLSTQELLESYSKQTVDSWLLAEGSDSVAEVEGAVLESTSSHVRTVVATLGGRHGTASRSDKWRHLYAGFTVWLSQTEASDEDSAKEETHRNVKDGITAYTKSDVVVKLQGWDPTYAKSVAEGCLRALKQLILSDKKLPGKKGLYIRLGCRGDWPDIKPPGWDPSSEGGETLGTQ, encoded by the exons ATGGCAGCGATTACTCCCGCTGCTCTACGTTTTCTGCCCCCAAACCCCACTGCCAGAAAAACACTCAACTTTTTCTCGAAACCAAATCTCGCGCCACTGCGTTCATTCTCTCATTCTTCTTCATTGTTTTCTCTATCTCACAAATACTCTCTTCCTCTACCTCCCTGCAAATGTTCCTTCACTGCCCCTGTTTCCACTTCAACCTACCAG TTTAGTGATGGCGGTTCTGAGATGGAGTTAAGATTACATATAGGAGACATGGATATAACAAACACTGGAGACATATGTGTTGATGCAGAAGATACATCGTTATCTATCAAAGTATTGCGGTCGGGAGGATCTCCCATTACATTGATACGAATTAATTCTCTTTTTGACAGGATTAAACCCTCTGAGACAATATG GTATATAGACGACGATCATCTTGTTGTGAGTTTCAAGAAACACGACCCTGAGTTGAAATGGCCTGACATCATGGAATCATGGGAATCACTTACTGCTGGATCATCGCAGCTTTTGAAAGGAACTTCAATTTATCTTGTTGGTGATTCCACTGAAATCAACCAAAAAGTGGCTGAAGTGCTTGCTACTGGCCTCGG ATACACACCACTTAGTACACAAGAGTTGCTGGAATCTTATTCCAAACAAACTGTGGATTCAT GGCTGCTTGCTGAAGGTTCTGACTCAGTAGCCGAAGTTGAAGGCGCTGTACTTGAAAGCACAAGTAG CCATGTAAGGACAGTAGTTGCAACATTAGGAGGTAGACATGGTACTGCTTCAAGATCTGATAAATGGAGACATCTTTATGCAGGATTTACTGTCTGGTTGTCACAGACTGAAGCATCAG ATGAAGATTCTGCAAAGGAAGAGACACACCGAAATGTCAAAGATGGCATAACTGCATACACAAAATCAGATGTTGTTGTCAAGCTACAGGGATGGGATCCTACCTATGCTAAAAGTGTGGCAGAAGGATGTTTGAGGGCCCTAAAACAGTTAATCCTATCTGACAAGAAACTTCCAG GTAAAAAAGGCTTATACATAAGATTGGGATGTCGTGGTGATTGGCCGGACATCAAACCCCCTGGTTGGGATCCATCAAGTGAAGGCGGCGAAACTCTAGGCACACAATAA
- the LOC127121484 gene encoding inactive poly [ADP-ribose] polymerase RCD1 produces MDVEVDGHDTTNKVGNEKDREEELDAYTEPGYERLDIDSIHNIFLTGMATFNINDDDIVDIYRTSSISMQARFELFQKQVDITRVIHGDANVRYGWLACSKEDLSTMMAHGLGHNALSSFNCLYGFGIHLTSITHPYACVSYCDVDENGVKHLVLCRVVMGKTELLRRGNNQIRPSGCEYDNGVDDIQSPKYYVVWNMNINTHIHPEFVVSFKAPLDAEGDVLENLVFEMPQVNAAGLLTNTRRVPRSPWLPFPMLFAAIRSRISPKQMLLIKAHYIELMAKKNSHDDFVMKLRLIVGDNILRSVVTNLEYKGP; encoded by the exons ATGGATGTAGAAGTTGACGGTCATGATACCACTAACAAAGTGGGAAATGAAAAAGACAGAGAGGAAGAATTAGATGCTTATACTGAACCTGGATATGAAAGACTGGATATAGATTCAATACATAACATATTTCTCACAGGAATGGCTACTTTCAACATTAATGACGACGACATCGTCGATATTTACCGCACCTCGAGCATCTCAATGCAAGCGCGATTCGAGTTATTCCAGAAGCAAGTTGATATCACAAGAGTAATTCACGGGGATGCTAATGTTCGATATGGTTGGCTTGCATGTTCTAAAGAGGATCTATCTACGATGATGGCGCATGGGCTTGGTCACAATGCGCTTTCATCGTTTAACTGCTTATACGGCTTTGGTATTCATCTTACATCTATTACTCATCCTTATGCCTG TGTCTCTTATTGTGATGTTGATGAAAATGGGGTTAAGCACTTGGTCCTTTGTCGTGTCGTAATGGGGAAAACGGAGCTTCTTCGTCGTGGCAATAATCAGATTCGTCCTAGTGGTTGCGAATATGATAATGGAGTTGATGACATTCAAAGCCCGAAATACTATGTGGTTTGGAATATGAATATCAACACTCATATTCATCCGGAATTTGTTGTTAGCTTCAAGGCTCCTTTGGATGCTGAAGGTGATGTACTAGAAAATTTGGTTTTTGAGATGCCTCAGGTAAATGCTGCTGGTTTGCTGACTAACACGCGAAGAGTTCCAAGATCACCATGGCTGCCATTTCCGATGTTATTTGCAGCTATAAGAAGCAGGATTTCTCCAAAACAGATGCTTCTTATAAAGGCACATTATATAGAACTGATG GCAAAGAAAAATTCCCATGATGATTTCGTGATGAAGCTGCGATTGATTGTTGGAGACAATATACTAAGATCTGTAGTAACTAATCTTGAATACAAG GGACCATGA